In the genome of Triticum urartu cultivar G1812 chromosome 5, Tu2.1, whole genome shotgun sequence, one region contains:
- the LOC125510773 gene encoding protein FAR1-RELATED SEQUENCE 5-like isoform X2, translating to MADAPPPLGPPASSSDPPPPAEPGEPLSRGYLSLRQAGPASEEEASPAPAGPPDERCRAMMEVVRKDGGVGGDEGKWKVSKLVVEHNHVLEAAATGEAAPSAAAAAPELGMEFDSVQDAKGFYYGYGERAGFKARTGSNRRSAGTGGMIMQRFLCCRGNYSYRKGNKAKDSAAPKEVEEGAAGEGEGEGKVGAHKKRGRKPGKKSTPVIKVKNSVEKGVATAGTGNGQAVPSTENLGRGGDKKDAVEKDVESVVELEEEHVEVEDAAQDGAHDLGDGDGANSDAHEGEMEKEVEVKEKRGRGRPRKAVTEDNALQACVSTDLGVMASQCAVDERKKILNKYLSKRQSRPASGRPAKIVSRQALAERRKRGDGGRFLSSDGPLPSERRSKRLEKQNLKNEKKPENKEDEIVEAEQDPETEVVAGPGGEPKVGMVFLNEDKAYEFYVSYAGTAGFNVRKGCSEKTANNVTRSRSYVCSKEGFRPKSVTAEPKKQRAEIRTGCEAHMTVRITTGGKYVVTEYVADHNHDLEAPLVDIQILRSQKLLAKLQQPPDPPKVVLIPNDYKNYVRTRHTKDMQSGDAQAISEYLQRMKGENPSFFCSIQVDEDDQFRNVFWADVKSVMDFNYFGDVVCVDTRYSTSDYCRPLLLFIGVNHHKEPTIFGTAFIYDESVESFKWLFETFKSAMSGKQPRTVLTDRSTAISDAVASAWPGTAHRFSLLHLYQNATKVLSDTFQGSETFAHDFSRSLYDYEEEGDFLSSWEILLAKYNLKDNEWLSKLYEDRERWALPYGRDIFCADIAATLRSDNMDAILTGVLKTEIDLPYFFNRYDKFLEEKRLAEQQADYLGVQMTQRVPPLRLLWQAANTYTPALFEMFRLEFELVLSCMVYCCGEIGPISEYEVTVKNRPQVHFVRFDSSEYMVVCSCKKFEFVGLPCCHVLKVLEIKNIKELPPQYILKRWRKDAQSESPKENFGFAAVDEDPKFTVSKRHNSLYRTLYKVAAKAAENIEGQRFMESQYDQLLEQVELLLQAKLHDKPSLSTIMRSQQPNLPQNDTSNSEPRRASSKKNKNVENRRQQQSPLESSKKKKGRQGLVESEEAELPLRVLAPTISNDIPNHMSTPTNQFLAPNHIMQAPYVTQQFGLNSLQGFSGMTPFGQEQSPVHLQQPHLQQSPFHGGPQMHQAPPPDIQSLQFLSSNPQLGHQTTDQGQYTIPVWDFL from the exons ATGGccgacgcgccgccgccgctgggGCCGCCCGCGAGCTCCTCCGATCCGCCCCCGCCGGCGGAGCCCGGCGAGCCGCTCTCCCGCGGCTACCTCTCGCTCCGCCAGGCCGGCCCCGCCAGCGAGGAGGAGGCGTCGCCAGCGCCCGCGGGACCGCCCGACGAACGGTGCAGGGCGATGATGGAGGTGGTGAGGAAGGACGGCGGGGTGGGCGGGGATGAGGGCAAGTGGAAGGTGTCCAAGCTGGTGGTGGAGCACAACCACGTGCTGGAAGCGGCGGCTACGGGGGAGGCTGCCCCCTCCGCGGCCGCGGCCGCGCCGGAGCTAGGGATGGAGTTCGACTCCGTCCAGGACGCCAAGGGCTTCTACTACGGCTACGGCGAGAGGGCCGGGTTCAAGGCGCGCACCGGCTCCAACCGCCGCTCGGCCGGCACGGGGGGCATGATCATGCAGCGGTTCCTCTGCTGCAGAGGCAATTACTCCTACAGGAAGGGTAACAAAGCCAAGGATTCGGCAGCCccgaaggaggtggaggagggtGCCGCGGGGGAAGGGGAAGGGGAAGGGAAGGTTGGGGCGCATAAGAAGAGGGGCCGCAAGCCCGGGAAGAAGAGCACGCCGGTGATCAAGGTGAAGAACTCGGTGGAGAAGGGTGTCGCAACAGCAGGCACAGGGAATGGGCAAGCAGTACCTAGTACGGAGAATTTGGGGAGAGGTGGGGATAAGAAGGATGCTGTGGAGAAGGATGTCGAGTCTGTCGTCGAACTGGAGGAGGAACATGTTGAGGTGGAGGATGCTGCACAGGATGGTGCCCATGACCTCGGTGACGGCGACGGTGCTAATTCTGATGCTCATGAGGGTGAAATGGAAAAGGAGGTGGAGGTCAAGGAAaagagagggagggggaggccgaGAAAGGCTGTTACAGAGGATAATGCCCTTCAGGCATGTGTGTCGACGGACCTTGGTGTGATGGCGTCGCAGTGCGCTGTTGATGAGAGAAAGAAGATACTTAATAAGTATCTCTCGAAGCGACAGAGCAGACCTGCCTCGGGCAGGCCTGCCAAG ATTGTCTCACGCCAAGCTTTGGCGGAAAGGCGTAAGCGTGGTGATGGAGGTAGATTTCTGTCAAGCGACGGACCGCTG CCGTCAGAAAGGCGTTCAAAACGTCTTGAGAAGCAAAATCTTAAAAATGAAAAGAAG CCTGAGAATAAAGAAGATGAAATAGTTGAAGCGGAACAGGATCCAGAAACTGAAGTAGTAGCTGGGCCTGGAGGAGAACCAAAAGTTGGTATGGTTTTCCTGAATGAAGACAAGGCCTATGAGTTTTATGTCAGCTATGCTGGAACTGCAGGATTCAATGTCCGAAAAGGATGCTCTGAGAAAACAGCAAATAATGTTACGAGGTCTCGGTCTTATGTATGTTCTAAAGAGGGCTTCCGTCCTAAAAGTGTTACTGCTGAGCCAAAGAAACAACGAGCAGAAATAAGAACTGGCTGCGAAGCACACATGACTGTTAGAATCACTACTGGCGGCAAATATGTTGTGACTGAGTATGTGGCTGATCATAATCATGATCTTGAAGCTCCCTTGGTGGACATTCAGATTCTTAGATCACAGAAGTTATTAGCAAAGTTACAGCAGCCTCCGGATCCACCAAAAGTTGTTTTGATACCAAATGATTATAAAAATTACGTAAGGACAAGACACACGAAGGATATGCAATCAGGCGATGCTCAGGCAATTTCTGAATATTTACAGAGGATGAAAGGCGAGAATCCTTCATTCTTTTGTTCCATTCAAGTGGATGAAGACGACCAATTCAGAAATGTATTCTGGGCAGATGTTAAATCAGTGATGGACTTTAACTACTTCGGTGATGTAGTATGTGTTGACACAAGGTATAGCACAAGTGATTATTGTAGGCCTTTGTTGTTGTTCATTGGAGTTAACCATCATAAGGAGCCAACCATATTTGGTACAGCATTTATTTATGATGAATCAGTCGAATCCTTCAAGTGGTTGTTTGAAACTTTCAAGTCTGCTATGAGCGGTAAGCAGCCAAGAACAGTTTTGACTGATCGCTCTACAGCAATAAGCGATGCAGTTGCTTCTGCTTGGCCAGGGACTGCCCATCGCTTCTCACTGTTGCATTTATATCAAAATGCCACCAAGGTACTAAGCGATACATTCCAAGGTTCGGAAACTTTTGCCCATGATTTTAGTCGGTCTTTGTATGACTATGAGGAGGAGGGGGACTTCTTGTCTAGCTGGGAAATCCTCTTGGCGAAGTACAATCTGAAAGACAATGAGTGGCTAAGTAAATTGTATGAGGATAGAGAAAGATGGGCTTTGCCTTATGGGCGTGATATATTCTGTGCAGATATTGCAGCCACACTCCGAAGTGATAACATGGATGCCATCCTGACAGGTGTTCTTAAAACAGAAATAGATCTTCCATACTTCTTCAACAGATATGATAAATTTTTGGAGGAGAAACGTCTAGCTGAACAACAAGCTGACTACCTTGGAGTTCAAATGACACAGAGGGTACCACCTCTGCGGTTACTCTGGCAAGCTGCTAATACATATACTCCTGCACTGTTTGAGATGTTCAGGTTAGAATTTGAACTGGTCTTGTCCTGCATGGTTTATTGCTGTGGTGAAATTGGACCAATATCCGAGTATGAGGTAACTGTCAAAAACAGACCTCAAGTCCATTTTGTTAGATTTGACTCATCAGAATATATGGTCGTTTGTAGCTGCAAGAAGTTTGAATTCGTAGGCCTTCCATGTTGCCATGTACTGAAAGTTCTTGAGATAAAAAATATCAAAGAACTTCCACCACAATATATTTTGAAAAGATGGCGAAAGGATGCTCAGAGTGAATCTCCAAAGGAGAACTTCGGTTTTGCTGCTGTGGATGAAGATCCCAAGTTCACGGTGTCTAAACGGCACAATTCGCTGTATCGAACTTTATATAAAGTGGCAGCAAAGGCTGCAGAAAACATTGAAGGTCAGAGATTTATGGAGAGCCAATATGATCAGCTCCTGGAGCAAGTTGAGCTTCTTTTGCAAGCAAAGTTGCATGACAAGCCTTCCTTAAGCACTATCATGAGAAGTCAACAGCCAAATTTGCCTCAGAATGATACCAGCAACAGTGAACCTCGCAGAGCAAgtagtaagaaaaataaaaatgtaGAGAATCGTCGCCAGCAGCAAAGTCCTCTTGAATCAAGTAAAAAGAAAAAAGGTAGACAAG GTCTAGTGGAGTCTGAGGAGGCTGAACTCCCACTTAGGGTTCTTGCTCCCACAATATCGAATGACATCCCGAATCACATGAGTACTCCAACCAACCAGTTCCTTGCCCCAAATCATATAATGCAG GCACCATATGTTACACAGCAGTTTGGTCTTAATTCTCTTCAAGGATTTTCTGGCATGACGCCATTTGGGCAG GAACAATCACCTGTTCATCTTCAGCAACCTCATCTACAACAATCACCCTTTCATGGCGGTCCTCAAATGCACCAG GCTCCCCCTCCAGATATCCAGTCATTGCAATTTCTTAGCAGTAATCCTCAGCTGGGCCACCAGACCACGGATCAAGGCCAGTACACCATCCCAGTATGGGATTTCCTGTGA
- the LOC125510773 gene encoding protein FAR1-RELATED SEQUENCE 5-like isoform X3, which translates to MADAPPPLGPPASSSDPPPPAEPGEPLSRGYLSLRQAGPASEEEASPAPAGPPDERCRAMMEVVRKDGGVGGDEGKWKVSKLVVEHNHVLEAAATGEAAPSAAAAAPELGMEFDSVQDAKGFYYGYGERAGFKARTGSNRRSAGTGGMIMQRFLCCRGNYSYRKGNKAKDSAAPKEVEEGAAGEGEGEGKVGAHKKRGRKPGKKSTPVIKVKNSVEKGVATAGTGNGQAVPSTENLGRGGDKKDAVEKDVESVVELEEEHVEVEDAAQDGAHDLGDGDGANSDAHEGEMEKEVEVKEKRGRGRPRKAVTEDNALQACVSTDLGVMASQCAVDERKKILNKYLSKRQSRPASGRPAKIVSRQALAERRKRGDGGRFLSSDGPLPSERRSKRLEKQNLKNEKKPENKEDEIVEAEQDPETEVVAGPGGEPKVGMVFLNEDKAYEFYVSYAGTAGFNVRKGCSEKTANNVTRSRSYVCSKEGFRPKSVTAEPKKQRAEIRTGCEAHMTVRITTGGKYVVTEYVADHNHDLEAPLVDIQILRSQKLLAKLQQPPDPPKVVLIPNDYKNYVRTRHTKDMQSGDAQAISEYLQRMKGENPSFFCSIQVDEDDQFRNVFWADVKSVMDFNYFGDVVCVDTRYSTSDYCRPLLLFIGVNHHKEPTIFGTAFIYDESVESFKWLFETFKSAMSGKQPRTVLTDRSTAISDAVASAWPGTAHRFSLLHLYQNATKVLSDTFQGSETFAHDFSRSLYDYEEEGDFLSSWEILLAKYNLKDNEWLSKLYEDRERWALPYGRDIFCADIAATLRSDNMDAILTGVLKTEIDLPYFFNRYDKFLEEKRLAEQQADYLGVQMTQRVPPLRLLWQAANTYTPALFEMFRLEFELVLSCMVYCCGEIGPISEYEVTVKNRPQVHFVRFDSSEYMVVCSCKKFEFVGLPCCHVLKVLEIKNIKELPPQYILKRWRKDAQSESPKENFGFAAVDEDPKFTVSKRHNSLYRTLYKVAAKAAENIEGQRFMESQYDQLLEQVELLLQAKLHDKPSLSTIMRSQQPNLPQNDTSNSEPRRASSKKNKNVENRRQQQSPLESSKKKKGLVESEEAELPLRVLAPTISNDIPNHMSTPTNQFLAPNHIMQAPYVTQQFGLNSLQGFSGMTPFGQMQEQSPVHLQQPHLQQSPFHGGPQMHQAPPPDIQSLQFLSSNPQLGHQTTDQGQYTIPVWDFL; encoded by the exons ATGGccgacgcgccgccgccgctgggGCCGCCCGCGAGCTCCTCCGATCCGCCCCCGCCGGCGGAGCCCGGCGAGCCGCTCTCCCGCGGCTACCTCTCGCTCCGCCAGGCCGGCCCCGCCAGCGAGGAGGAGGCGTCGCCAGCGCCCGCGGGACCGCCCGACGAACGGTGCAGGGCGATGATGGAGGTGGTGAGGAAGGACGGCGGGGTGGGCGGGGATGAGGGCAAGTGGAAGGTGTCCAAGCTGGTGGTGGAGCACAACCACGTGCTGGAAGCGGCGGCTACGGGGGAGGCTGCCCCCTCCGCGGCCGCGGCCGCGCCGGAGCTAGGGATGGAGTTCGACTCCGTCCAGGACGCCAAGGGCTTCTACTACGGCTACGGCGAGAGGGCCGGGTTCAAGGCGCGCACCGGCTCCAACCGCCGCTCGGCCGGCACGGGGGGCATGATCATGCAGCGGTTCCTCTGCTGCAGAGGCAATTACTCCTACAGGAAGGGTAACAAAGCCAAGGATTCGGCAGCCccgaaggaggtggaggagggtGCCGCGGGGGAAGGGGAAGGGGAAGGGAAGGTTGGGGCGCATAAGAAGAGGGGCCGCAAGCCCGGGAAGAAGAGCACGCCGGTGATCAAGGTGAAGAACTCGGTGGAGAAGGGTGTCGCAACAGCAGGCACAGGGAATGGGCAAGCAGTACCTAGTACGGAGAATTTGGGGAGAGGTGGGGATAAGAAGGATGCTGTGGAGAAGGATGTCGAGTCTGTCGTCGAACTGGAGGAGGAACATGTTGAGGTGGAGGATGCTGCACAGGATGGTGCCCATGACCTCGGTGACGGCGACGGTGCTAATTCTGATGCTCATGAGGGTGAAATGGAAAAGGAGGTGGAGGTCAAGGAAaagagagggagggggaggccgaGAAAGGCTGTTACAGAGGATAATGCCCTTCAGGCATGTGTGTCGACGGACCTTGGTGTGATGGCGTCGCAGTGCGCTGTTGATGAGAGAAAGAAGATACTTAATAAGTATCTCTCGAAGCGACAGAGCAGACCTGCCTCGGGCAGGCCTGCCAAG ATTGTCTCACGCCAAGCTTTGGCGGAAAGGCGTAAGCGTGGTGATGGAGGTAGATTTCTGTCAAGCGACGGACCGCTG CCGTCAGAAAGGCGTTCAAAACGTCTTGAGAAGCAAAATCTTAAAAATGAAAAGAAG CCTGAGAATAAAGAAGATGAAATAGTTGAAGCGGAACAGGATCCAGAAACTGAAGTAGTAGCTGGGCCTGGAGGAGAACCAAAAGTTGGTATGGTTTTCCTGAATGAAGACAAGGCCTATGAGTTTTATGTCAGCTATGCTGGAACTGCAGGATTCAATGTCCGAAAAGGATGCTCTGAGAAAACAGCAAATAATGTTACGAGGTCTCGGTCTTATGTATGTTCTAAAGAGGGCTTCCGTCCTAAAAGTGTTACTGCTGAGCCAAAGAAACAACGAGCAGAAATAAGAACTGGCTGCGAAGCACACATGACTGTTAGAATCACTACTGGCGGCAAATATGTTGTGACTGAGTATGTGGCTGATCATAATCATGATCTTGAAGCTCCCTTGGTGGACATTCAGATTCTTAGATCACAGAAGTTATTAGCAAAGTTACAGCAGCCTCCGGATCCACCAAAAGTTGTTTTGATACCAAATGATTATAAAAATTACGTAAGGACAAGACACACGAAGGATATGCAATCAGGCGATGCTCAGGCAATTTCTGAATATTTACAGAGGATGAAAGGCGAGAATCCTTCATTCTTTTGTTCCATTCAAGTGGATGAAGACGACCAATTCAGAAATGTATTCTGGGCAGATGTTAAATCAGTGATGGACTTTAACTACTTCGGTGATGTAGTATGTGTTGACACAAGGTATAGCACAAGTGATTATTGTAGGCCTTTGTTGTTGTTCATTGGAGTTAACCATCATAAGGAGCCAACCATATTTGGTACAGCATTTATTTATGATGAATCAGTCGAATCCTTCAAGTGGTTGTTTGAAACTTTCAAGTCTGCTATGAGCGGTAAGCAGCCAAGAACAGTTTTGACTGATCGCTCTACAGCAATAAGCGATGCAGTTGCTTCTGCTTGGCCAGGGACTGCCCATCGCTTCTCACTGTTGCATTTATATCAAAATGCCACCAAGGTACTAAGCGATACATTCCAAGGTTCGGAAACTTTTGCCCATGATTTTAGTCGGTCTTTGTATGACTATGAGGAGGAGGGGGACTTCTTGTCTAGCTGGGAAATCCTCTTGGCGAAGTACAATCTGAAAGACAATGAGTGGCTAAGTAAATTGTATGAGGATAGAGAAAGATGGGCTTTGCCTTATGGGCGTGATATATTCTGTGCAGATATTGCAGCCACACTCCGAAGTGATAACATGGATGCCATCCTGACAGGTGTTCTTAAAACAGAAATAGATCTTCCATACTTCTTCAACAGATATGATAAATTTTTGGAGGAGAAACGTCTAGCTGAACAACAAGCTGACTACCTTGGAGTTCAAATGACACAGAGGGTACCACCTCTGCGGTTACTCTGGCAAGCTGCTAATACATATACTCCTGCACTGTTTGAGATGTTCAGGTTAGAATTTGAACTGGTCTTGTCCTGCATGGTTTATTGCTGTGGTGAAATTGGACCAATATCCGAGTATGAGGTAACTGTCAAAAACAGACCTCAAGTCCATTTTGTTAGATTTGACTCATCAGAATATATGGTCGTTTGTAGCTGCAAGAAGTTTGAATTCGTAGGCCTTCCATGTTGCCATGTACTGAAAGTTCTTGAGATAAAAAATATCAAAGAACTTCCACCACAATATATTTTGAAAAGATGGCGAAAGGATGCTCAGAGTGAATCTCCAAAGGAGAACTTCGGTTTTGCTGCTGTGGATGAAGATCCCAAGTTCACGGTGTCTAAACGGCACAATTCGCTGTATCGAACTTTATATAAAGTGGCAGCAAAGGCTGCAGAAAACATTGAAGGTCAGAGATTTATGGAGAGCCAATATGATCAGCTCCTGGAGCAAGTTGAGCTTCTTTTGCAAGCAAAGTTGCATGACAAGCCTTCCTTAAGCACTATCATGAGAAGTCAACAGCCAAATTTGCCTCAGAATGATACCAGCAACAGTGAACCTCGCAGAGCAAgtagtaagaaaaataaaaatgtaGAGAATCGTCGCCAGCAGCAAAGTCCTCTTGAATCAAGTAAAAAGAAAAAAG GTCTAGTGGAGTCTGAGGAGGCTGAACTCCCACTTAGGGTTCTTGCTCCCACAATATCGAATGACATCCCGAATCACATGAGTACTCCAACCAACCAGTTCCTTGCCCCAAATCATATAATGCAG GCACCATATGTTACACAGCAGTTTGGTCTTAATTCTCTTCAAGGATTTTCTGGCATGACGCCATTTGGGCAG ATGCAGGAACAATCACCTGTTCATCTTCAGCAACCTCATCTACAACAATCACCCTTTCATGGCGGTCCTCAAATGCACCAG GCTCCCCCTCCAGATATCCAGTCATTGCAATTTCTTAGCAGTAATCCTCAGCTGGGCCACCAGACCACGGATCAAGGCCAGTACACCATCCCAGTATGGGATTTCCTGTGA
- the LOC125510773 gene encoding protein FAR1-RELATED SEQUENCE 5-like isoform X1 → MADAPPPLGPPASSSDPPPPAEPGEPLSRGYLSLRQAGPASEEEASPAPAGPPDERCRAMMEVVRKDGGVGGDEGKWKVSKLVVEHNHVLEAAATGEAAPSAAAAAPELGMEFDSVQDAKGFYYGYGERAGFKARTGSNRRSAGTGGMIMQRFLCCRGNYSYRKGNKAKDSAAPKEVEEGAAGEGEGEGKVGAHKKRGRKPGKKSTPVIKVKNSVEKGVATAGTGNGQAVPSTENLGRGGDKKDAVEKDVESVVELEEEHVEVEDAAQDGAHDLGDGDGANSDAHEGEMEKEVEVKEKRGRGRPRKAVTEDNALQACVSTDLGVMASQCAVDERKKILNKYLSKRQSRPASGRPAKIVSRQALAERRKRGDGGRFLSSDGPLPSERRSKRLEKQNLKNEKKPENKEDEIVEAEQDPETEVVAGPGGEPKVGMVFLNEDKAYEFYVSYAGTAGFNVRKGCSEKTANNVTRSRSYVCSKEGFRPKSVTAEPKKQRAEIRTGCEAHMTVRITTGGKYVVTEYVADHNHDLEAPLVDIQILRSQKLLAKLQQPPDPPKVVLIPNDYKNYVRTRHTKDMQSGDAQAISEYLQRMKGENPSFFCSIQVDEDDQFRNVFWADVKSVMDFNYFGDVVCVDTRYSTSDYCRPLLLFIGVNHHKEPTIFGTAFIYDESVESFKWLFETFKSAMSGKQPRTVLTDRSTAISDAVASAWPGTAHRFSLLHLYQNATKVLSDTFQGSETFAHDFSRSLYDYEEEGDFLSSWEILLAKYNLKDNEWLSKLYEDRERWALPYGRDIFCADIAATLRSDNMDAILTGVLKTEIDLPYFFNRYDKFLEEKRLAEQQADYLGVQMTQRVPPLRLLWQAANTYTPALFEMFRLEFELVLSCMVYCCGEIGPISEYEVTVKNRPQVHFVRFDSSEYMVVCSCKKFEFVGLPCCHVLKVLEIKNIKELPPQYILKRWRKDAQSESPKENFGFAAVDEDPKFTVSKRHNSLYRTLYKVAAKAAENIEGQRFMESQYDQLLEQVELLLQAKLHDKPSLSTIMRSQQPNLPQNDTSNSEPRRASSKKNKNVENRRQQQSPLESSKKKKGRQGLVESEEAELPLRVLAPTISNDIPNHMSTPTNQFLAPNHIMQAPYVTQQFGLNSLQGFSGMTPFGQMQEQSPVHLQQPHLQQSPFHGGPQMHQAPPPDIQSLQFLSSNPQLGHQTTDQGQYTIPVWDFL, encoded by the exons ATGGccgacgcgccgccgccgctgggGCCGCCCGCGAGCTCCTCCGATCCGCCCCCGCCGGCGGAGCCCGGCGAGCCGCTCTCCCGCGGCTACCTCTCGCTCCGCCAGGCCGGCCCCGCCAGCGAGGAGGAGGCGTCGCCAGCGCCCGCGGGACCGCCCGACGAACGGTGCAGGGCGATGATGGAGGTGGTGAGGAAGGACGGCGGGGTGGGCGGGGATGAGGGCAAGTGGAAGGTGTCCAAGCTGGTGGTGGAGCACAACCACGTGCTGGAAGCGGCGGCTACGGGGGAGGCTGCCCCCTCCGCGGCCGCGGCCGCGCCGGAGCTAGGGATGGAGTTCGACTCCGTCCAGGACGCCAAGGGCTTCTACTACGGCTACGGCGAGAGGGCCGGGTTCAAGGCGCGCACCGGCTCCAACCGCCGCTCGGCCGGCACGGGGGGCATGATCATGCAGCGGTTCCTCTGCTGCAGAGGCAATTACTCCTACAGGAAGGGTAACAAAGCCAAGGATTCGGCAGCCccgaaggaggtggaggagggtGCCGCGGGGGAAGGGGAAGGGGAAGGGAAGGTTGGGGCGCATAAGAAGAGGGGCCGCAAGCCCGGGAAGAAGAGCACGCCGGTGATCAAGGTGAAGAACTCGGTGGAGAAGGGTGTCGCAACAGCAGGCACAGGGAATGGGCAAGCAGTACCTAGTACGGAGAATTTGGGGAGAGGTGGGGATAAGAAGGATGCTGTGGAGAAGGATGTCGAGTCTGTCGTCGAACTGGAGGAGGAACATGTTGAGGTGGAGGATGCTGCACAGGATGGTGCCCATGACCTCGGTGACGGCGACGGTGCTAATTCTGATGCTCATGAGGGTGAAATGGAAAAGGAGGTGGAGGTCAAGGAAaagagagggagggggaggccgaGAAAGGCTGTTACAGAGGATAATGCCCTTCAGGCATGTGTGTCGACGGACCTTGGTGTGATGGCGTCGCAGTGCGCTGTTGATGAGAGAAAGAAGATACTTAATAAGTATCTCTCGAAGCGACAGAGCAGACCTGCCTCGGGCAGGCCTGCCAAG ATTGTCTCACGCCAAGCTTTGGCGGAAAGGCGTAAGCGTGGTGATGGAGGTAGATTTCTGTCAAGCGACGGACCGCTG CCGTCAGAAAGGCGTTCAAAACGTCTTGAGAAGCAAAATCTTAAAAATGAAAAGAAG CCTGAGAATAAAGAAGATGAAATAGTTGAAGCGGAACAGGATCCAGAAACTGAAGTAGTAGCTGGGCCTGGAGGAGAACCAAAAGTTGGTATGGTTTTCCTGAATGAAGACAAGGCCTATGAGTTTTATGTCAGCTATGCTGGAACTGCAGGATTCAATGTCCGAAAAGGATGCTCTGAGAAAACAGCAAATAATGTTACGAGGTCTCGGTCTTATGTATGTTCTAAAGAGGGCTTCCGTCCTAAAAGTGTTACTGCTGAGCCAAAGAAACAACGAGCAGAAATAAGAACTGGCTGCGAAGCACACATGACTGTTAGAATCACTACTGGCGGCAAATATGTTGTGACTGAGTATGTGGCTGATCATAATCATGATCTTGAAGCTCCCTTGGTGGACATTCAGATTCTTAGATCACAGAAGTTATTAGCAAAGTTACAGCAGCCTCCGGATCCACCAAAAGTTGTTTTGATACCAAATGATTATAAAAATTACGTAAGGACAAGACACACGAAGGATATGCAATCAGGCGATGCTCAGGCAATTTCTGAATATTTACAGAGGATGAAAGGCGAGAATCCTTCATTCTTTTGTTCCATTCAAGTGGATGAAGACGACCAATTCAGAAATGTATTCTGGGCAGATGTTAAATCAGTGATGGACTTTAACTACTTCGGTGATGTAGTATGTGTTGACACAAGGTATAGCACAAGTGATTATTGTAGGCCTTTGTTGTTGTTCATTGGAGTTAACCATCATAAGGAGCCAACCATATTTGGTACAGCATTTATTTATGATGAATCAGTCGAATCCTTCAAGTGGTTGTTTGAAACTTTCAAGTCTGCTATGAGCGGTAAGCAGCCAAGAACAGTTTTGACTGATCGCTCTACAGCAATAAGCGATGCAGTTGCTTCTGCTTGGCCAGGGACTGCCCATCGCTTCTCACTGTTGCATTTATATCAAAATGCCACCAAGGTACTAAGCGATACATTCCAAGGTTCGGAAACTTTTGCCCATGATTTTAGTCGGTCTTTGTATGACTATGAGGAGGAGGGGGACTTCTTGTCTAGCTGGGAAATCCTCTTGGCGAAGTACAATCTGAAAGACAATGAGTGGCTAAGTAAATTGTATGAGGATAGAGAAAGATGGGCTTTGCCTTATGGGCGTGATATATTCTGTGCAGATATTGCAGCCACACTCCGAAGTGATAACATGGATGCCATCCTGACAGGTGTTCTTAAAACAGAAATAGATCTTCCATACTTCTTCAACAGATATGATAAATTTTTGGAGGAGAAACGTCTAGCTGAACAACAAGCTGACTACCTTGGAGTTCAAATGACACAGAGGGTACCACCTCTGCGGTTACTCTGGCAAGCTGCTAATACATATACTCCTGCACTGTTTGAGATGTTCAGGTTAGAATTTGAACTGGTCTTGTCCTGCATGGTTTATTGCTGTGGTGAAATTGGACCAATATCCGAGTATGAGGTAACTGTCAAAAACAGACCTCAAGTCCATTTTGTTAGATTTGACTCATCAGAATATATGGTCGTTTGTAGCTGCAAGAAGTTTGAATTCGTAGGCCTTCCATGTTGCCATGTACTGAAAGTTCTTGAGATAAAAAATATCAAAGAACTTCCACCACAATATATTTTGAAAAGATGGCGAAAGGATGCTCAGAGTGAATCTCCAAAGGAGAACTTCGGTTTTGCTGCTGTGGATGAAGATCCCAAGTTCACGGTGTCTAAACGGCACAATTCGCTGTATCGAACTTTATATAAAGTGGCAGCAAAGGCTGCAGAAAACATTGAAGGTCAGAGATTTATGGAGAGCCAATATGATCAGCTCCTGGAGCAAGTTGAGCTTCTTTTGCAAGCAAAGTTGCATGACAAGCCTTCCTTAAGCACTATCATGAGAAGTCAACAGCCAAATTTGCCTCAGAATGATACCAGCAACAGTGAACCTCGCAGAGCAAgtagtaagaaaaataaaaatgtaGAGAATCGTCGCCAGCAGCAAAGTCCTCTTGAATCAAGTAAAAAGAAAAAAGGTAGACAAG GTCTAGTGGAGTCTGAGGAGGCTGAACTCCCACTTAGGGTTCTTGCTCCCACAATATCGAATGACATCCCGAATCACATGAGTACTCCAACCAACCAGTTCCTTGCCCCAAATCATATAATGCAG GCACCATATGTTACACAGCAGTTTGGTCTTAATTCTCTTCAAGGATTTTCTGGCATGACGCCATTTGGGCAG ATGCAGGAACAATCACCTGTTCATCTTCAGCAACCTCATCTACAACAATCACCCTTTCATGGCGGTCCTCAAATGCACCAG GCTCCCCCTCCAGATATCCAGTCATTGCAATTTCTTAGCAGTAATCCTCAGCTGGGCCACCAGACCACGGATCAAGGCCAGTACACCATCCCAGTATGGGATTTCCTGTGA